CAGGGTGCTGCCCCGCTAGGCCCTGCATGCCTCCTCCATCTGTGGCCCCAGCAGGGCCAGGCCGGGGTCCTTGAGTGCATGTCTCCTTAGTCCGAGTCTCTAGATACGCTGCAGACTTGCAAGATCCTGCCTGAGGAGTGGGGGGCAACAGGGGGCTCCTGGGCATTGCTGAGGCCCCCAGCCCCCTGCACACGGGAGGTGTCCAGCCGGCGCACGTCGCCATGTGGTTGGGCCCATGGCTGCGCCTGGCATCCTGCTGACCTTCGCTCTGAGTACCCATGGCCACGGCCACGTAGTAACAGGGCTCCATGTGCTCTTGGCTCCTCACACTCATTTCTGGCATCTGGTTAGCTTTGTTGAGCTGGGCAGAGCCCATCCCCTCAAACTTCTCCTCGTGCCCCCGCTCCAGGGCCTCCTTCAGATACCCCGCCCACACCCCCCTCACGGGCAGGATCTGCCCCTAAGTTCAGTCATTGACTTTCTGGATTCAggccctggctctgccactgagGCTGGCTGACCTTGAACAGGGCACAGCCGttccccgagcctcagtttccccatctgtaaagtggggatcaTGATATCCACCTGGAGGCCTCTGGGCCCCCGGCAAGTTGTGTGCCCAGCACgcggcctggcacacagcagcccTGGGAGCCTCAGTGTGCTCCCTTCCCTCCTGCAGAAGGAGAAGATCCGGGAGAAGTTCGTGGAAGCCCTGAAAACAGAGTTTGCTGGCAAAGGGCTGAGGTTCTCTCGAGGTACGTGCTTCCATTCATCCCGTGGACAGTCTGAGAGCCTGGCCCAGCCGCCAGCCCCGGCCTAAGCCTTCCTGCCCCACAGTCCTCCCCACCCAAACCCAGGCCATGCCCTGCCTCTCACCCAGTTGCTCAGGTCAAAAAACCAAAGTGTCTCGTTCAGTGTTTatctccctcaccccttcccaaGTCCCAGGGCCCTGCATCCAGAATGTTTCTGGAATCTGACCACAGCTCACACCTCTGGCACCAGCGGCCTCTTCTCAGGCTCTGGCTGTCCAACACCGCCGTCATAGTGTCCAGTGTCCAGGGATGCTCCCGGGAGAGCAGACCAtgctggaccccaggacctgcATGGCCTCGTCCCTGCACTGCCCCGGCCTCCTCTGGTACTGGGACACTCTGTGCCCTTCTCCGCCTTGGGGACTGTGCTCGCTTCCCTGCAGTTGGCACTCTGGCTCAGGCCTTAGCTCAGTGTCCCCTCCCAGAGAGTTCTCCCCCGCAGCGCTGGCGGGGGGAGCTTCCGGCCCTCCACCCCACTGCCCTGAGGTGGCCTGGCCTGTTCACCGCCTGTTCTGCCCGCCAGGATCACAGCTCTCGGTGAGGAGCTTGAGCCTGGCTCTGCGTAGGCATAAATGCATGATCTTGGCCAAGTCCACCCCGTGGGCCACCCCACTGTTAGCCTCGTCTGCCACCCCCCACAGGTGGCATGATCAGCTTTGACGTCTTCCCTGAGGGCTGGGACAAGCGCTACTGTCTGGACAGCCTGGACCAGGACAGCTTCGACACCATCCACTTCTTTGGGAACGAGACCAGCCCCGTGAGTATGGCTCAGGCCAGGTGCCTTCCACTCCGAGTCACCCCCAGGTCAAGGACACAGCGGCACAGAACCGTCCCTCGGGAGACCCCTGGAGAACAGCTAGTGTTCCTCAGCCCCATTACACAGATTGGAAGGCTGGGGCCTAGAGCTGGCTGGACGCTTGTCCCATGTCACACGGCAAGTCAGGGCAGATCTGGTGAAGGCTGAGAAGGGGGGGTTCTGGCTGGTTCtgtgggggctggaggagaggcagctcTGCAGGAGCCAGTGTGGGGAGGGGACCCCGTGGCAGGGCTCATGCTGGGCCTTAGCCCTGAGAACCTCCTCCAGGCACCACATACAGAAGCACCTCCCGCCCTCCCTTGTGCGCAGGGTGGGAATGACTTCGAGATCTACGCTGACCCGCGGACCGTCGGCCACAGCGTGGTCTCTCCGCAGGATACGGTACAGCGATGCCGTGAGATCTTTTTCCCAGAGACCGCGCGTGAGGCGTGACCAGGGCCCACGCCTGCTCCCAGGGACTTCAGAGAGCTCCCCCCAGGCCTAAAGAGAGCCCCCAGCCCTgatggtgggggttgggaggtgcCAGGGCCCCTCCTCCTGTGGCTCGGGATGCTGCCTGTGACCTGCCGCAAGGCCTGCCTTGACAGGGCCAGGGTCCGCACGGACAGCCGTCCCCAGCTAGTCAGCGCCTGAGGGGGGACCGGCTCCGTCCTCCACCTTGATGGCCCCGGCCACAGCTGCTGCTTGTGCTTGCGAACAGGACAGATCTCGGTCTGCGCCGCCAGCAGGCCTGTGCTAGTGTCGGTACGAGATAGAGCCCGCCCAGCTTGCCTGTCCCAGGCAGGGTGCAGAGCACCGGGGAAGGTGCGTATTTGCCagaactttctctctcaaacattAAAGTTCCTGGAACGAGGTACGGTGTCAGCTCTGTCTGAATGCGTGATTGGCCCCATCACAAACCAGCGACGTCCCAGCCACCTCTTGGTAGGTGAGGGAGCTGACGCAGAGCTGGCAGGGACTCCCCGACCCCCTGCCGGCTCACACAGGAAGTCTTCGACCCACTTGACCCTGGGCCACTGAAGCCCTTAATATAGGTTAAGTTTGGGGCACTCTCCCCAAGCGCCTCCCCCAGGACCCAGACAGACGGAGGCAGCTCTGGGCCAGGCGGAGTCACAGTTGAGGGTTTATTGCCAGTGTTAGGaaggatgggggttggggggggggtccaggCGGTTTGGACACTGCGGAGCCATGGGTTTGGAGGAGCACTGCCGCCCCCTGCCTCCCAGGCAGCCCTGGCGCTGATGTTACATCATCTGGCCTGGCTAGTGCCTAAAAGCGGGGGGTCTGCTCAAAGGAAGGAGTCTCGGGGGGCTCCCAGGAGTTAACCTGTTCCCATAAACCTTCCACCAAGGAAGCCAGGGAGTCCTTGTTCCTCTGGGGCAAGTCCTCGGGCCTTGTCTGAACAGCCCCGGCTCAGACTAGGGCGTCAGGCTGGGCCATTCCATTTCTCAGCAGCTCTGATCTCCCCCCGGCCTCATAGGGACCGGGGTGTGGGGCACGTACCCCAGCTCATCGCTACCCCACGGGTCTCGGGGCACCTGCAGTACTGGGGATCCTTCTAAACAGATAGCCCTCATCTTGGGCATTCGAGCCTGTTCTACTCACAGACCCGGTGTCACAAGCATCACTGTCCCTGGCAGGCCTTCCCTCGACCCCCATTTCTGGTCCCATCAGATGGTGTGTTCTCTGCGAAGGAGTGTGGCGGTGATGGCGGGGATTGTGGAGGCAAAGCCTTTCTGGCCTCCCAGgcctcaccacccccccccccgcccccgcgcgaGAGCAAATGCACACAGACACgtccacacacagacacacactttaAGGGACCCAATGCACGAGATCGGGACCACACCCCCCAGCCGCTGGCCTACTGGGGGCCAGTAGTAAGGGCTGAAGCTTCAGGGAGAGGGTCCAGCAAGGGACTGCGGGGCTAGTGGTCTTGGGCTGAGGGCCACCCTGTGGGTGCCCCTGCCTGGCCCTGCCTGAGGGGACACACGTCTGTCTGGTGGGGGTCCTCAGCAGCCACATCTGGGCATGGGTAGAGCGTCAGCAGAGTGTGTGGGTCAGGGCAAAGGGGATGGTTCCATCCAAGCCGGGGAGACgtgcccccacccctccacagATCTGTGTCTCCGAGTGGTGGCGGCGTGGCTCAGTGCAGCCCAGGGGAGGGGACACAGCCTTGAGCTCACAGAGCCATTGCCAGGCTGAGGAGGCAGAGGGACCGTGGCCGGCAAAACTGAGACCCCAAAACCACCTTCTGCCCTCagctcctgcctgcctgcctctccgggATGCCgagaggagagagcaggtggaaggaagggagaatggGCCCATGGCAGTGAGGAGGGGTCTGACTCGGGTTGCCCTCTTCCcctgccagaggctgggaggcaCCCCCAGAGCTCTCGCTGGCCCGGCTTCTGCGGGACGCTACAGGCCACCGTGGGAGGCCCCAGCCCAGGGTGGGAGGCGTGAGGAGCACAGCGGAGTCTGGTCCCTGGGTCAGGCCTGGAGCAGAGGCGAGGGCAACACCTTGTAGGGACAGGGGCCCACCGGTGCCCCCTGCCTCCCGGGCCCAGGCCTGACGCAGGCCCTCGGGCTCGATGGACGGGAGGGCGAGGGGGTCCTGTGCAGAtgtggcagggaggggaaggagagagcgGACAAACAGAGGCGGGGCCGGGGCCTCCCCTTTGGTCCAGCTCACGCAACAGTCACAGGTCACGGGGGGAGCGGATGGAGGCACGTGCTCACGGCCAcaagcacagacagacagacgcgTATGCTGAGGCCTCCCAGGGGACCGGGCCAGGCAGTGCAGCGGGGCCTGGAGCCCCGAGCTGCCCATCCACCCTGTGTGGCTCCCCACCCGCCCGGCGGCTGACACGTGAGCCCCCCAGCCTAGGAGCCCACGACCTGGCCAGACCACGTCTCGTGGGGAGTGTGTGGGGCCAACTGGGTGAGCACCACCTCCACAGCCTGGAACTTCTGGTTCTTGGGTGGGATGGGGCACATCTTGTAGGTGACCTCGTCGCCTTCCACGGGCACGTACTCCCCCTCGATGCTGGTGGGCGGGAGAGCGGCGTCAGCCCAGCAGCCGGCCCCGCGCCCAGACAGCCGCTGCGGGCTGGCCTGAgggctgcctcccctcccttcttcttcttcccgaGCTTCAGCTCtctaatttgtaaaatgggacTCCGAAATGGTTCCTCCTTGTCTGTGCTGTTTGGGGATTGAGACACGAAAGGCCAGGCGGGTCTGGAGGCCTAGAGAAGCTCCGTGTGCTCCCCAGGTCTTGCCTGGCACCAGGGCAGGGGCCAGGCCTAGTCATCGCTCCCAAGCCCAACTACCTTCCAGGCCGAAAGACCCAGGGGCTGGCCCAATCCTCTCAGTTCCCGAGATGCCGGATCCCAGGGCTCAGCCAGTAGTTCCCGGGGCTCCTGGGGCCGGGATGTCCCCTCCCCACCTGGTCCCAGCCttcccctgctccccctcccacgCACCAGCGACAGGAGGAGAAAGATGCCAGGGACACAGACTTCAGCCAGCCAGGGTACAGGCCTGAAGAGGCGTTTCTAGAGGCCTTGCCAGGACCCTGCAGTAGGGGCCCAGCCAGGAACGTAGTGGGGGAGGGACTCACTCAGATACATGCACAAAGATGTCCTCGGATCCATTCTCGGGGGTGATGAAGCCGTGGCCCTGTGAGCGTGAGAACTGCTTACAGACGCCTTTGAACACGGGGCCTGCCGAGGCCCGGGCTGTCCTGAGGTAAGAGTAGGGGATTAGAGCTGTGGTCTGGGGACTCCCCTCCCTGCACTCCCACAGCCCTCCTTGGCCATGTCTGCCTGCAGAGCCTGTCCCAGGGCTGTGGAAAGTCCTCCCCGGGCCGGAAACTGCACATGGTAACGCTCTGTCATGGTCCCATTGGACAATAAGgagactgaggccagagagggaaACCGGCTCTCCCAGGGTACACAGCAAGCAAGTTTCCTGACTCTCAGCCAGTGCCTCTCTCTGTGCAGAGTACCCTTTCCTCCTGAGACGATTCAGGTTTACATGGGCTCCTGCTGTTAGACTTCTGAGTGAAGAAGACCCAGCCTAAACTTGAATACCTCTCAAAATGGGGAGCTCACTACCTCTTGAGGTCACTGTAGCCTATTCACTTATTTGTCCCTTACCCACTCATTCATCATTTATCAAACATCTGCTCTGTGCCCAGCCTTGGGTTGGACACAGGGCACAACTAGTCCCATCCAAAACCTCTcctttagggacacctggctggctcggtcggtggagcacgtgactcttgctctcagggttgtgagttcaagccccatgttgggtgtagggcTTActtaaagcaaaatcaaaaaaatttctcctttggCCAA
This DNA window, taken from Meles meles chromosome 7, mMelMel3.1 paternal haplotype, whole genome shotgun sequence, encodes the following:
- the CSDC2 gene encoding cold shock domain-containing protein C2; its protein translation is MTSEPTSPPVVPPLHSPKSPVWPTFPFHREGSRVWERGGVSSRDLPSPLPTKRTRTYSATARASAGPVFKGVCKQFSRSQGHGFITPENGSEDIFVHVSDIEGEYVPVEGDEVTYKMCPIPPKNQKFQAVEVVLTQLAPHTPHETWSGQVVGS